The DNA sequence GATATTCAGAACAAGAAAATTCTATAATACAATAGAGTCCAGATATATTTTTTATGTTGCTGGCCTCTGTTTTGAGATTGTACAAGGTTATGTGCAAAAACTAAGTTTGTCAAAATTCATACTATAGCAGTTTCAAGCTTTTGCTAGGTAAACTAGATACAGCATTTATTACACAGCAGGGCAACactaaaaaagagaaacaaatctaTGATGGGTACACAAGAACAATTTCATAAGCTTCACTTGAATAGGTCTAAAAGACTGTACAAATATACATTTCAACTATTCAGAATGATACATGAAAAAATCAATTTCCCCATAGTCTACTATACACGTTGAACTGGTAGCTCATATGTTGGCCCTATACTACCATGTGAAAAAGGATAATGTTTAAAAAGACATACAACTGAACATGTACAAGAGtgaaataaatgttgaaaatgcagataaaataaacctctgcttttctttgtgtgCATTCTAGAGCCACCAGCTTATCTGTTTTCacattaagttactgtgctcatCCCAGCAGATATTCTCAAGCAAGATTAGCCAACAGCATACTTAAATAACCACTGGAATAGTAGTGGCAACAGCCACCGCTCGCCGTGACCTAGCACTTAAGAGGCAGTACCAGTTAGAATTTAAGCTTAGCAGTCATACTGAAATGAAAGTGTTTAGACAGTTGTAGATTGGATCATTACTGCCGGTTCTGAATTGCGCAGCTTATGCTTGCTGGCTACTCAGCTCCACACCAGTTAAGCTGCTATGCATTGGTTCTGCTACTCCATCAGTCACACTGTCAAACTGATCTCCATCCTCACTGTCAATTGTGCTATTCTGCCATTCCATCTGCTGATTTGACAAGCTCTCCTCAATCTCTGATGCATTTTTCCATTGTGACTGGTCCTTAGACCAAAACTCTTCTACTTTTCCATAGGAACGATTCTTCCACTTTGACTGTTCTTCATCACTTTCAGATCCACCCCCTTTTGTTTCTACAGGCGGTTTACTGCTGCTAGCATCTTCACTTTGGGAGGATTCATCTGTCCACACTTCCGGTTTTACTTCTGATGTATTATCTTCATAATCAGAAACCTGCTGAGAACCAGGCCCACTTTCAGATTGTGAAGCTCCATCTTTCCATTCAACAGCATCATCTTGATCATCCTGATCACCTTCACTGTCTGAAACATCACCTACTAGTTTTGCTGGTTCTTCAGCAGAAATAATCTCTTCGTATTTAGAACTTTCCTCTTGTTTCTGATCACTCTTCTCTGGAGACTGTAAAGTATTTTCCTCCAGAGTCTCCTTGGATATGCTGTCCTCTGGGTTCTCCACTATGCTATCAGAAGAGGTTTTCCCACCAATGTCAGAAACTCGTTGACCAAATGGACTACTGCTTTCATTGTATTCCTCTTCTATGTTCTCATAGCTGTCTGAGGAACTTTCATTGTCTTTCtctatgtttatttttttatcaaCAGTCTTACTAACATTGACTCTGGAATTCTTTTCATCGTGGTTTTCAAACAGCCATTCAGCATCAAAATCCATCTCATGTTTAACTTTGTTTAATTCTTTCATGTTGAAACCAAGCAGCACACCAGGTTTATATTTTTCACAATCTCTAAcacatttcttccttttgttgctaAAATGAGAAGCAATATCAGATTTCCATAGCCACAAACTGGCAGCCAGCTTTTCAATCTCTCTCCTACTGGGATATGgttgtttattaaaatattttgtaagaaaTGTTTTCCTGGCTTCATAGGAATCATCTTCGTGACCCTTGGGGTCCAAAGCTAAAACTACAGGTTCTTCAGGCTTCTCCTCAAAGGCAGAGGGGGAGTCATCatcatccatttttcttttcttcattagcGAGAATTCCATGTGTTCATAAGTACGTTTTACAGGTGCTATAGCTGGAGACTGATTTAGCCGAGATGAAGAATTACCTTTCTCTTGGCCATTTTGAGTCTTCCCAACACCTCTGCAGTGTACAAGGTGCAGTGTTATAGTTGAGGCAGTCATGTTACTAGTATATACACCAAGGCAATGAATGCATTTGTAAGTTAGCTTTTTCTCAACTGGATGAACTGTTTGAATAACTTGATGTCTCTCCCTTAAATGATGTGCAAGTGCATCAGAGATGGGTCCTTTTAGGATTGAAAAGCACAGAGGACAGAGAGTTTTGCCCACATCTTTTTTGTAGGGAACTGCTGCTTGTGGAGAACTTTTTACAGGTACATCAGACTTCTCCTGGATTTTCGGCTGTGGTTTTGGAGGAACTGGGGGAGTATTCTGAGCATGATAAGCTACAGATTCAGCAGGAGCATCTCTCAGGTTGTAGGTGGTTACAAGAAGATGTATATTTGTGTGGCTACCCTGCTGCAATGTCAAATCAAAGGTCAGAGTGGAATCAGTTTTAGGTCCCATTTCTTCATCAACATGAGCCATTCGCATATGAGCGGCCATCTTTTCAACATCATTGAAGGTTGAACGGCAATACGGACAAGACAGACCATGTATTAACATATGATTAAGCAATGTGTCAGTAGGTAAATAGCGATTACAGTATAGACATTTGCTAGTAAAATTGTGTATTTTCATTATATAATTAGCTACTGCAGGCACCTTTTCAGCCTTGTGCTCCTTTTCAAAGTGGACACTATACACATTTTCAGGAAACAGCTCATTACAGATTGTACAGATTTTCCACTTTTGTGTGGATGATGTATTGACAGCAGAAGGACCCGTAGCAGCTACAGGAGATTTCGAGCCAGACTGACCTAATACCCTTGAAGCTGCCTGTGACTGAGATAACGATGTTTGTTTCAACTGAGCAGATGAAAGAGAAGATGAATTGGCAGACTGAAGAGAGTACCTTGCTGAGGCCTGTGATCTCTGTTCCCCTCCAAGAGTATAAGGCCTTCCATTTCCACTTGAAAACTGTTTCATTGTTTGGGATTGTTGTGGAATAGAAACTGGTGCATTGCCACTTAAGTTTAGCCTTCCCCCTGGCTGACCAACATAACTCGGTGGTACTGATTTGACTCCATAATTATTTTGTTGTAGGTGAACGTTTGACATCATATTCACTCCTGCAGAATTTAATGTAGGCTTTGGTATAGTGAGTCTGTTCATCATCTGCTGTGATGAAAGAGATCGAACGCTTCCAGGGGAAAGGGGACCCATCCTCTGAGGGAGTCCCATAGGCTTTTTATCCTGTGGTTTTGGAGCTATTAGCATCAAAGGTTTAGATCTTGGAACCACTACGTTAGTGTGACCTATCATTGCTGTTACCTGATATCCTATACGTTCATGGTCTTCGATAACATGCTGTACTAAAGCTTCATATGATTTCGGCATAAAAAGGCATCGCTTGCAGTGAATACTACCCTCCTCGCGGGTACTGGAACTTAACGGAACTGCACCATTGAGTGACTTTTCACCTCCCTTTGCTACGTAAGGAGCAGCAACATGCTGAAAATGTTCCCTGTAAATGTGCTTTCTAACTATTTCATACAGAGGATCTCGGTAAGTGCACTTCTTACAGTAATAAACAGCTTGTTCTACACTGTCAGCCTGCTTAGGTTTAAGGCTATcatgtttgtttttatctttaaaagtGCTGATGCCTCCACTCGGTGTATTGGCATTTGGagcatgaaatattttaatgtgcGTTTCCAAAGTCTTTTTGTCCGCATTAAAAGTACAGTAAGGACAATTAAGAAGAATCCTATTTTCAAAGTCTTCACTATGAACATTCCGGAAGTGGCTTTTGTAGGCGGAAAAGAACTTCGAGGAAAATGGACATGCACTGCAGCAAAAGGGCTTTGTCCGATAGTCcttaaaacaaagaacaaagcaaaaactAAATATCGAAGAGCAGTTTTTAGAAAAATATCCATGATCTTCTCTAAACTATAACGTTTCTAAATATCAGTCTTAAAACCCACTGCAACAACCTCAAACCTTATATTAACTTCTTCTCTGCAACTTTTGGCTTTAGAAGTTTTAACTGTCTGAACAATCCCATGAAATAGTACGTGCCAATTTAGAGGTCCCTCAGAGTTTAAACATAAACCCAGCATGCAAGGCTAAATCGTAAGCATCTTTCTCCACACCAGTCAGCAGAAGTTGCATTCCCAGGTGAGCTGAAAAAGTTCGCCAAGTCTCATTTTTGGGGAAGACACAAGCATGACTGTTGGAGTACACTGTCCAAAAGACACAAATTACTTCCCATGAAAACCTgccaaatatttatatatacaagATAGATATATACCCTTCAGCTATTTCAGTGTCTTAATCTATTATAAACTTTAAGATAAAAGATGCTCTTCAAAACTTATTTTATATTGGTGTACAAATGGAGTTAAGCTTACCAAGTTATGTACTAGGTCCACACAAGCCCTTAAAGCAACCAAGCCTTTTCCTTCTGATCAAAGCACAatcccaatttaaaaaaaaaaaatcttggatcaGAAAAAAGATGTTTGAAAATTTAACACTGGCATACTTTCCCTGCTCCCTTGATCTTTGGTAGCTTTCAGATGTTGCTGATTTAACTCTTGTCAACTGTTATAACGAAAACTAAAATTACATTGTGCATTGGCTTTGGAGATAGCCACAAGCAATGTGGTATTTCAGATGAGATAAAACATGAAATTTAAATAGTTACGAACATTTCATCATGTGTGTCAAAAGTCTTGTGCATCAAGTTACACATGGATCATTTAAAGTAGCTAGAGATTGGACTCTCCCTCTGCGTAAGTAAGTAGGTATATATGCTTCTGCCCACCGTCTGAAGCCTCAGATATCTGGTAGGCTGGAGACAAGATACAATAGAACAAACTAAACAAAAGCTGTCCCCTTTTATATTACAATTTTTATTCTGGAATGaactaggaagaaaaaaggacaaaatcaGTGTATTTTATGGAACACAGTAATAAAGGAACTTTTTAGACAAACACCATGCTAGCAATCTGTCATAGCTCCCCATTTCTTATAATAAGCAGTACCTGATCTTTCAGATGCGGAAAAAAGCCTTATTTTATAGAGAGGATTCTTGCATTCTCACTGTTTCACTGGTGGTGGTATTACTTTATATTGTACCTTCAGTAGAAGCTATTGCAGACCATACAAGTTGCCTTAAATACGTTTAATCAGCAGAGTCAGATAAATCTCTACTTTTACAGCATCATTCCCCTCCCTACATTTCTAGCTTAATTAAAATCTCTTGAGCTTTATAACTGGCTCGGAATCATCTAAGAGACAAGACTTCCAGTGTCACTTCATTCTGCTGTATATAGCTGCCTATGCCTAAACTGAGTAATTTCAGACACAGCCAGATTATGAGAATCCTCTGATGTGACAGACAGCTAACAGAGCTACAACAACAGTGGAGAAAGCAGCAGTTAGATgagtttttaacatttttctgaatGATGAAAACAGATGATGAAATGGATTTAGGGAAAGGTAACAACATTATCAGGGAACTGGATAAAATTGTTATTCTTTTGGATGGTGAAGGATGGTGAAATTGTGCTGAGCAGGAAAACAGATGGGCTGCTACTATGCAATTGTCAAAGGGTGTGTAAAATTTCTTGAATAATCAGTACTCCAGTATTTGGCCatcaatatttaaataaagatcAATATTACtacttctaaaataaaaacagctttttgttGTCCCTTAAACTGAAGGCTGCTGATAAACCGATAAAACCACAGGAAACGCTACTGGCATATTTGTGAAACGCCATTTAACATGAACTATCTTCAGCATCTGATGTGTCAACATAAGCTATTACCAACCTGATTTTTTGTAAGCGATGGGTCCCACAATCCTACATCTTCCCATGTAgtgtttttcaaataaaagtcATTAGGTTCAAACTGCTTAAAATcctggagaaggggaagatggggAAGAGAGTACAAAGAATCAAAACCAAAGACCAACTGCTCCCTTACGTAACTCTCATAAGCATCCATGCACTCCACTTAAGTGCTCCTGGCAAATAGTAGAGATCATTAATTCAAGGAAACTTGTTTATTTAAGATGTAATCTTTGGAGGTGTAAAGTTGTAAACAATGACACAAAACACCTgaagaaaaattttcaaaacacaTCCTCCTGATTAACCCAAACCTGTAATTACATACCTGCCCCATTTTCAGAAGCAGTCACTAAAACAGTATTATCTGGTTGCTGCTCAACATTTAACATCATAGAGGTGCCTTCACCAcaaactttgatttaaaaaaaaaaaaaaaattttagacaTGAATTCAGATAGAGGTTTTAGAAGTTTTTGACTAAGTATATGATGTCTAAGTAGCcctactttaattaaaaaaaaattatgatgtaCTTTTCATTAGTCTTTGGCATACGTTGGCAGCATAAGGACTCAAAAGTAGTACTTCCACTGAAATGGGTGCTTAAAAGTAACATTGTC is a window from the Apteryx mantelli isolate bAptMan1 chromosome 18, bAptMan1.hap1, whole genome shotgun sequence genome containing:
- the ADNP gene encoding activity-dependent neuroprotector homeobox protein isoform X2 — encoded protein: MMPRKAFLSQKEKQARARERDMLKKRRRRQDYLKRSVEPQRNTETIKWHRDDEKRRENEQVKDKDIKKRWRQDERERRRNVDAMNWRREDEKRENERETMFQLPVNNLGSLRKARKTVKKILSDIGLEYCKEHIEDFKQFEPNDFYLKNTTWEDVGLWDPSLTKNQDYRTKPFCCSACPFSSKFFSAYKSHFRNVHSEDFENRILLNCPYCTFNADKKTLETHIKIFHAPNANTPSGGISTFKDKNKHDSLKPKQADSVEQAVYYCKKCTYRDPLYEIVRKHIYREHFQHVAAPYVAKGGEKSLNGAVPLSSSTREEGSIHCKRCLFMPKSYEALVQHVIEDHERIGYQVTAMIGHTNVVVPRSKPLMLIAPKPQDKKPMGLPQRMGPLSPGSVRSLSSQQMMNRLTIPKPTLNSAGVNMMSNVHLQQNNYGVKSVPPSYVGQPGGRLNLSGNAPVSIPQQSQTMKQFSSGNGRPYTLGGEQRSQASARYSLQSANSSSLSSAQLKQTSLSQSQAASRVLGQSGSKSPVAATGPSAVNTSSTQKWKICTICNELFPENVYSVHFEKEHKAEKVPAVANYIMKIHNFTSKCLYCNRYLPTDTLLNHMLIHGLSCPYCRSTFNDVEKMAAHMRMAHVDEEMGPKTDSTLTFDLTLQQGSHTNIHLLVTTYNLRDAPAESVAYHAQNTPPVPPKPQPKIQEKSDVPVKSSPQAAVPYKKDVGKTLCPLCFSILKGPISDALAHHLRERHQVIQTVHPVEKKLTYKCIHCLGVYTSNMTASTITLHLVHCRGVGKTQNGQEKGNSSSRLNQSPAIAPVKRTYEHMEFSLMKKRKMDDDDSPSAFEEKPEEPVVLALDPKGHEDDSYEARKTFLTKYFNKQPYPSRREIEKLAASLWLWKSDIASHFSNKRKKCVRDCEKYKPGVLLGFNMKELNKVKHEMDFDAEWLFENHDEKNSRVNVSKTVDKKINIEKDNESSSDSYENIEEEYNESSSPFGQRVSDIGGKTSSDSIVENPEDSISKETLEENTLQSPEKSDQKQEESSKYEEIISAEEPAKLVGDVSDSEGDQDDQDDAVEWKDGASQSESGPGSQQVSDYEDNTSEVKPEVWTDESSQSEDASSSKPPVETKGGGSESDEEQSKWKNRSYGKVEEFWSKDQSQWKNASEIEESLSNQQMEWQNSTIDSEDGDQFDSVTDGVAEPMHSSLTGVELSSQQA
- the ADNP gene encoding activity-dependent neuroprotector homeobox protein isoform X1 — translated: MEYCMLGTSAFHKVQQQLMMPRKAFLSQKEKQARARERDMLKKRRRRQDYLKRSVEPQRNTETIKWHRDDEKRRENEQVKDKDIKKRWRQDERERRRNVDAMNWRREDEKRENERETMFQLPVNNLGSLRKARKTVKKILSDIGLEYCKEHIEDFKQFEPNDFYLKNTTWEDVGLWDPSLTKNQDYRTKPFCCSACPFSSKFFSAYKSHFRNVHSEDFENRILLNCPYCTFNADKKTLETHIKIFHAPNANTPSGGISTFKDKNKHDSLKPKQADSVEQAVYYCKKCTYRDPLYEIVRKHIYREHFQHVAAPYVAKGGEKSLNGAVPLSSSTREEGSIHCKRCLFMPKSYEALVQHVIEDHERIGYQVTAMIGHTNVVVPRSKPLMLIAPKPQDKKPMGLPQRMGPLSPGSVRSLSSQQMMNRLTIPKPTLNSAGVNMMSNVHLQQNNYGVKSVPPSYVGQPGGRLNLSGNAPVSIPQQSQTMKQFSSGNGRPYTLGGEQRSQASARYSLQSANSSSLSSAQLKQTSLSQSQAASRVLGQSGSKSPVAATGPSAVNTSSTQKWKICTICNELFPENVYSVHFEKEHKAEKVPAVANYIMKIHNFTSKCLYCNRYLPTDTLLNHMLIHGLSCPYCRSTFNDVEKMAAHMRMAHVDEEMGPKTDSTLTFDLTLQQGSHTNIHLLVTTYNLRDAPAESVAYHAQNTPPVPPKPQPKIQEKSDVPVKSSPQAAVPYKKDVGKTLCPLCFSILKGPISDALAHHLRERHQVIQTVHPVEKKLTYKCIHCLGVYTSNMTASTITLHLVHCRGVGKTQNGQEKGNSSSRLNQSPAIAPVKRTYEHMEFSLMKKRKMDDDDSPSAFEEKPEEPVVLALDPKGHEDDSYEARKTFLTKYFNKQPYPSRREIEKLAASLWLWKSDIASHFSNKRKKCVRDCEKYKPGVLLGFNMKELNKVKHEMDFDAEWLFENHDEKNSRVNVSKTVDKKINIEKDNESSSDSYENIEEEYNESSSPFGQRVSDIGGKTSSDSIVENPEDSISKETLEENTLQSPEKSDQKQEESSKYEEIISAEEPAKLVGDVSDSEGDQDDQDDAVEWKDGASQSESGPGSQQVSDYEDNTSEVKPEVWTDESSQSEDASSSKPPVETKGGGSESDEEQSKWKNRSYGKVEEFWSKDQSQWKNASEIEESLSNQQMEWQNSTIDSEDGDQFDSVTDGVAEPMHSSLTGVELSSQQA
- the ADNP gene encoding activity-dependent neuroprotector homeobox protein isoform X4; the encoded protein is MFQLPVNNLGSLRKARKTVKKILSDIGLEYCKEHIEDFKQFEPNDFYLKNTTWEDVGLWDPSLTKNQDYRTKPFCCSACPFSSKFFSAYKSHFRNVHSEDFENRILLNCPYCTFNADKKTLETHIKIFHAPNANTPSGGISTFKDKNKHDSLKPKQADSVEQAVYYCKKCTYRDPLYEIVRKHIYREHFQHVAAPYVAKGGEKSLNGAVPLSSSTREEGSIHCKRCLFMPKSYEALVQHVIEDHERIGYQVTAMIGHTNVVVPRSKPLMLIAPKPQDKKPMGLPQRMGPLSPGSVRSLSSQQMMNRLTIPKPTLNSAGVNMMSNVHLQQNNYGVKSVPPSYVGQPGGRLNLSGNAPVSIPQQSQTMKQFSSGNGRPYTLGGEQRSQASARYSLQSANSSSLSSAQLKQTSLSQSQAASRVLGQSGSKSPVAATGPSAVNTSSTQKWKICTICNELFPENVYSVHFEKEHKAEKVPAVANYIMKIHNFTSKCLYCNRYLPTDTLLNHMLIHGLSCPYCRSTFNDVEKMAAHMRMAHVDEEMGPKTDSTLTFDLTLQQGSHTNIHLLVTTYNLRDAPAESVAYHAQNTPPVPPKPQPKIQEKSDVPVKSSPQAAVPYKKDVGKTLCPLCFSILKGPISDALAHHLRERHQVIQTVHPVEKKLTYKCIHCLGVYTSNMTASTITLHLVHCRGVGKTQNGQEKGNSSSRLNQSPAIAPVKRTYEHMEFSLMKKRKMDDDDSPSAFEEKPEEPVVLALDPKGHEDDSYEARKTFLTKYFNKQPYPSRREIEKLAASLWLWKSDIASHFSNKRKKCVRDCEKYKPGVLLGFNMKELNKVKHEMDFDAEWLFENHDEKNSRVNVSKTVDKKINIEKDNESSSDSYENIEEEYNESSSPFGQRVSDIGGKTSSDSIVENPEDSISKETLEENTLQSPEKSDQKQEESSKYEEIISAEEPAKLVGDVSDSEGDQDDQDDAVEWKDGASQSESGPGSQQVSDYEDNTSEVKPEVWTDESSQSEDASSSKPPVETKGGGSESDEEQSKWKNRSYGKVEEFWSKDQSQWKNASEIEESLSNQQMEWQNSTIDSEDGDQFDSVTDGVAEPMHSSLTGVELSSQQA
- the ADNP gene encoding activity-dependent neuroprotector homeobox protein isoform X3 is translated as MEYCMLGTSAFHKVQQQLMMPRKAFLSQKEKQARARERDMLKKRRRRQDYLKRSVEPQRNTETIKWHRDDEKRRENEQVKDKDIKKRWRQDERERRRNVDAMNWRREDEKRENERETMFQLPVNNLGSLRKARKTVKKILSDIGLEYCKEHIEDYRTKPFCCSACPFSSKFFSAYKSHFRNVHSEDFENRILLNCPYCTFNADKKTLETHIKIFHAPNANTPSGGISTFKDKNKHDSLKPKQADSVEQAVYYCKKCTYRDPLYEIVRKHIYREHFQHVAAPYVAKGGEKSLNGAVPLSSSTREEGSIHCKRCLFMPKSYEALVQHVIEDHERIGYQVTAMIGHTNVVVPRSKPLMLIAPKPQDKKPMGLPQRMGPLSPGSVRSLSSQQMMNRLTIPKPTLNSAGVNMMSNVHLQQNNYGVKSVPPSYVGQPGGRLNLSGNAPVSIPQQSQTMKQFSSGNGRPYTLGGEQRSQASARYSLQSANSSSLSSAQLKQTSLSQSQAASRVLGQSGSKSPVAATGPSAVNTSSTQKWKICTICNELFPENVYSVHFEKEHKAEKVPAVANYIMKIHNFTSKCLYCNRYLPTDTLLNHMLIHGLSCPYCRSTFNDVEKMAAHMRMAHVDEEMGPKTDSTLTFDLTLQQGSHTNIHLLVTTYNLRDAPAESVAYHAQNTPPVPPKPQPKIQEKSDVPVKSSPQAAVPYKKDVGKTLCPLCFSILKGPISDALAHHLRERHQVIQTVHPVEKKLTYKCIHCLGVYTSNMTASTITLHLVHCRGVGKTQNGQEKGNSSSRLNQSPAIAPVKRTYEHMEFSLMKKRKMDDDDSPSAFEEKPEEPVVLALDPKGHEDDSYEARKTFLTKYFNKQPYPSRREIEKLAASLWLWKSDIASHFSNKRKKCVRDCEKYKPGVLLGFNMKELNKVKHEMDFDAEWLFENHDEKNSRVNVSKTVDKKINIEKDNESSSDSYENIEEEYNESSSPFGQRVSDIGGKTSSDSIVENPEDSISKETLEENTLQSPEKSDQKQEESSKYEEIISAEEPAKLVGDVSDSEGDQDDQDDAVEWKDGASQSESGPGSQQVSDYEDNTSEVKPEVWTDESSQSEDASSSKPPVETKGGGSESDEEQSKWKNRSYGKVEEFWSKDQSQWKNASEIEESLSNQQMEWQNSTIDSEDGDQFDSVTDGVAEPMHSSLTGVELSSQQA